In Maridesulfovibrio sp., a single genomic region encodes these proteins:
- a CDS encoding sigma-54 dependent transcriptional regulator translates to MALNLGGIIGNSPALKEVFAILAKVAPTDSTVLVTGESGTGKELLVRALHRNSKRKEQPFVPVNCEAIPKELLESELFGHEKGAFTHAVRSRPGRFELADGGTIFLDEIGEMDLSLQVKILRVLQEKEIERVGGTSIKKVDVRIVAATNRDLESEVAAGRFREDLFYRLNVIPMHLPPLRDRGGDVLLLASHFLARFCEDRETDPLKIRDDAADMLVSYSWPGNVRELENFMERMCILCDSCEICPDDLPEKIWKDVGREPKKKVAEIIVQPAGFAWPTLADMSEHGGDGLKDFLEKIEDRILLEALEQAGGVKNKAAELLGVKRTTLIEKIKKRNLEA, encoded by the coding sequence ATGGCTCTTAATCTAGGTGGAATAATTGGAAACAGTCCTGCTTTAAAGGAGGTCTTTGCGATACTGGCAAAGGTTGCGCCCACGGACAGTACCGTGCTGGTCACCGGAGAGTCCGGGACAGGCAAGGAACTGCTGGTCCGCGCCCTGCACCGCAACAGTAAACGCAAGGAACAACCGTTCGTCCCGGTAAACTGCGAGGCCATTCCCAAGGAACTGCTGGAATCAGAACTCTTCGGGCATGAAAAAGGCGCCTTCACCCATGCGGTGCGGTCCCGGCCCGGTCGTTTCGAACTTGCGGACGGAGGAACAATCTTCCTTGATGAAATCGGGGAAATGGACCTCAGCCTTCAGGTAAAGATCCTCAGGGTTCTGCAGGAAAAGGAAATTGAACGGGTCGGCGGAACATCCATAAAAAAAGTAGATGTCCGTATCGTTGCCGCCACCAACAGGGACCTTGAAAGCGAGGTGGCTGCCGGACGTTTCCGGGAAGACCTTTTCTACCGCCTGAACGTAATCCCCATGCACCTGCCGCCGCTTCGTGACCGAGGAGGGGATGTACTCCTGCTGGCCAGCCATTTTCTGGCAAGATTCTGTGAGGACAGGGAAACCGACCCGCTGAAAATACGTGATGATGCAGCGGACATGCTTGTTTCATACTCCTGGCCGGGCAATGTGCGTGAACTTGAGAACTTTATGGAACGCATGTGTATCCTGTGCGATTCCTGCGAAATATGCCCGGACGACCTGCCTGAAAAAATCTGGAAAGATGTGGGTAGGGAACCGAAGAAAAAGGTTGCCGAAATAATCGTCCAGCCTGCCGGATTCGCATGGCCCACCCTTGCGGACATGTCCGAACACGGAGGTGACGGGCTCAAGGACTTCCTGGAAAAAATCGAGGACCGTATTCTGCTCGAAGCACTGGAACAGGCCGGCGGAGTTAAAAACAAAGCCGCAGAACTGCTCGGGGTAAAACGGACCACCCTTATAGAGAAGATCAAGAAGAGGAATCTGGAAGCATAG
- a CDS encoding sugar porter family MFS transporter has protein sequence MQRGPQEGINSAGILFVLLISAAAALGGFLFGFDTAVINGAVVALGNHFHVGPVLVGMSVSLALIGSAVGALGSGYVADRFGRIRPMMLAAALFTASGIGSGLPFSIWDFIFWRFLGGVGIGLASAITPAYIAEISPAELRGRFGSLQQLAIVTGIFVAMLSNYMLVYIAGGSAENQLWLGFETWRWMFWAEVPPALLYGLAAAMIPESPRYLIGRGREKEAEFVLGKVVGGKISEKIAEIRQTLAIECGTPFAEVMGRCGFRPVVWIGLGLSVLQQFVGINVIFYYGSMLWRSVGFSEENSLWITVITGGVNILTTLVGIAFIDKVGRRPLLLAGSTGMLLTLGVLAYLFGTAPLDAAGNPALTGAPATTALFAANLYVFCFGFSWGPVVWVLLGEMFNNRIRAAALSLGAGVQWVANFAVSASFPSLVASIGLGATYSIYTFFAAVSFFFVRYLVKETKGRELEDM, from the coding sequence ATGCAACGTGGTCCGCAAGAAGGCATAAATTCTGCCGGTATTCTTTTCGTGCTCCTTATTTCCGCTGCTGCTGCTCTGGGCGGATTCCTGTTCGGTTTTGATACTGCTGTCATTAACGGTGCCGTTGTGGCTCTTGGAAACCATTTCCATGTCGGTCCTGTTCTGGTGGGCATGTCCGTATCACTGGCGCTGATCGGATCAGCTGTCGGCGCACTTGGTTCCGGGTATGTTGCAGACAGGTTCGGGCGCATCCGGCCGATGATGCTGGCCGCCGCTCTGTTCACCGCAAGCGGAATAGGTTCCGGCCTTCCTTTTTCCATCTGGGATTTCATTTTCTGGCGCTTTCTCGGCGGGGTAGGCATCGGGCTGGCAAGCGCCATCACCCCGGCCTACATTGCCGAAATATCCCCGGCAGAACTTCGCGGCAGATTCGGTTCCCTGCAGCAGCTTGCCATTGTCACCGGCATTTTCGTAGCCATGCTCAGCAACTACATGCTGGTCTACATTGCCGGAGGCTCTGCGGAAAATCAGCTCTGGCTGGGCTTTGAAACATGGCGCTGGATGTTCTGGGCGGAGGTTCCACCGGCCCTGCTGTACGGATTGGCCGCGGCCATGATCCCCGAATCTCCCCGCTATCTGATAGGAAGAGGAAGGGAGAAAGAAGCGGAATTCGTACTGGGTAAAGTTGTCGGCGGAAAAATTTCGGAAAAAATCGCTGAAATAAGGCAGACGCTGGCAATAGAATGCGGAACGCCCTTTGCGGAAGTAATGGGCAGATGCGGATTCCGTCCCGTTGTCTGGATTGGACTGGGCCTTTCCGTTCTGCAGCAGTTCGTCGGCATCAACGTAATTTTCTACTACGGCAGCATGCTCTGGCGCAGTGTGGGATTCTCCGAAGAAAATTCCCTGTGGATCACGGTCATCACCGGAGGAGTGAATATACTCACAACTCTGGTGGGCATAGCTTTCATTGACAAGGTCGGACGCCGCCCCCTGCTGCTGGCCGGTTCGACCGGAATGCTGCTCACCCTCGGAGTGCTTGCCTATCTGTTCGGCACTGCACCTCTGGACGCAGCCGGAAACCCGGCGCTGACCGGAGCTCCGGCTACCACGGCACTTTTTGCGGCCAATCTCTATGTCTTCTGCTTCGGCTTCTCCTGGGGTCCGGTGGTCTGGGTCCTGCTCGGAGAAATGTTCAATAACCGCATCCGTGCAGCCGCTCTTTCGCTGGGTGCAGGAGTACAGTGGGTGGCAAACTTCGCAGTCTCGGCGTCCTTTCCCTCGCTGGTAGCCTCAATCGGCCTTGGAGCCACCTACTCCATCTACACTTTTTTTGCCGCTGTTTCCTTTTTCTTCGTGCGCTATCTGGTGAAGGAAACCAAAGGCCGGGAACTGGAAGACATGTAG
- a CDS encoding FAD-dependent oxidoreductase — protein MSPKNDGKKEFDVIIVGGGPAGLFAAYYLGENTNLDVLVIEKGKASLKRHCPITGDQECIKCKPCNILSGVGGAGLFSDGKLNYIHKLGKTDLTQFMAVSEAKALINETEEIFNRFNMDGKVFPTDMEAAKNIRKDALKHGIDLLLIKQKHLGSDNLPGHIAGMADYCEKKGVTFHTGENVEDILIENGELAGVITKKTEYRAKNVILAPGRVGSDWMGSLAKSHDLAITQRGIEVGVRVEVPGDIMRDLCGVIYDPTFFIRTNTYDDQVRTFCTNQGGFVALENYQDFVCVNGHAYMDKKSENTNFAFLSKVVLEEPVTDNQAYGESIGKLATIIGGGKPILQRFGDLKRGRRSTWNRVRNSFIEPTMKNVTCGDIAMALPERIVRNIIEGLEKLNDVVPGVANEETLLYAPEIKFFSTQVETSNKLETALKGLFVAGDGPGVAGNIVSASATGIIPAREIARRAAE, from the coding sequence ATGAGCCCGAAAAACGACGGGAAAAAAGAGTTTGACGTAATTATCGTGGGAGGAGGTCCTGCAGGACTTTTCGCTGCGTACTATCTTGGGGAAAACACGAACCTTGATGTTCTGGTAATAGAAAAGGGAAAGGCTTCCCTCAAACGACACTGCCCGATAACCGGGGATCAGGAATGCATTAAATGCAAGCCGTGCAATATTCTGTCCGGCGTAGGCGGAGCAGGACTGTTCTCTGACGGCAAACTCAACTATATACACAAGCTGGGTAAAACAGATCTCACCCAGTTCATGGCCGTCTCCGAAGCAAAAGCGCTTATCAACGAGACGGAAGAAATTTTCAACCGCTTCAACATGGACGGCAAGGTCTTCCCCACCGACATGGAAGCGGCAAAAAATATCCGCAAGGATGCGCTCAAGCACGGTATAGACCTGCTGCTAATCAAGCAGAAACACCTCGGCAGCGACAATCTGCCCGGACATATCGCCGGGATGGCCGACTACTGTGAAAAAAAAGGCGTTACCTTTCATACCGGTGAAAATGTCGAGGATATCCTCATCGAGAACGGAGAACTTGCCGGAGTAATCACTAAAAAGACCGAATACCGGGCCAAAAACGTAATCCTCGCACCCGGACGCGTTGGATCGGACTGGATGGGGTCGCTGGCCAAAAGCCACGATCTGGCCATCACCCAGCGCGGAATAGAAGTAGGGGTTCGTGTTGAAGTTCCCGGCGATATCATGCGCGACCTGTGCGGTGTGATCTACGATCCCACCTTCTTCATCCGTACCAACACCTATGACGACCAGGTCCGCACATTCTGCACCAACCAGGGCGGATTCGTGGCCCTTGAAAACTATCAGGACTTCGTCTGTGTAAACGGTCACGCATACATGGACAAGAAATCCGAAAACACGAACTTCGCTTTCCTTTCCAAGGTAGTTCTGGAAGAACCGGTAACCGACAACCAGGCCTACGGGGAATCAATCGGCAAACTGGCAACCATCATCGGCGGCGGCAAGCCCATCCTGCAGCGTTTCGGCGACCTCAAGCGCGGCCGCCGCTCCACCTGGAACAGGGTCCGCAACAGCTTCATAGAACCGACCATGAAAAACGTCACCTGCGGGGACATCGCCATGGCCCTGCCCGAACGCATTGTCCGCAACATCATAGAAGGTCTGGAAAAGCTCAATGATGTCGTACCCGGCGTGGCAAACGAGGAAACTCTCCTCTACGCTCCGGAAATCAAATTCTTTTCCACCCAGGTCGAAACCTCCAACAAGCTTGAGACCGCCCTCAAGGGGCTCTTCGTCGCAGGAGACGGCCCCGGAGTCGCCGGAAACATCGTTTCCGCCTCGGCCACGGGAATTATCCCGGCCAGGGAAATAGCTCGCAGAGCAGCAGAGTAA
- a CDS encoding glycosyltransferase, with amino-acid sequence MKGTSVRVDLHVHSKYSTRPSQWILQKLGCPESFTEPLKIYERARARSMNMVTITDHNTISGSLEIAHLDNTFVSEEITTYFPEDGCKLHVLAYDITEKHHDEFQKLRENVFDLVPYLREQNIVHVLAHPLFAVNERLTPEHFEKALLMFNILELNGTRDRMQNDALKSIIDSLTPEIIDRLADKHDIEPYGGTPWVKSLTGGSDDHSGINIARVYTEILNCGSAQEMLQAVTEGRGMVQGNPATPHTMAHNLYGIAYQFYKSHFDTTKIKRSAECFRFIDNVLDPGDKEAPGLLDKLQNFIYRRRSRKYFETSDSVQAALLREANRIVLSDEKARRISYGFGNGPEELEEEWFRFVGNATDKVLSGLGDRIITSSIGANIFDVFHTIGAAGSLYALLAPYFLSYGLFAKERDLARDCMLAFNLPDPLGKETKIAHFTDTFSDVNGVALTLQHQLDVARKHDKQLVVITCGADQSGDMVINFKPAGEFELPEYPELSFKYPPFLRLLSHCLEHNYTLIHIATPGPVGLAGLAVAKLLKLPVHGTYHTAFPQYVKAYTDDTGLEDMAWKFMIWFYNQLETVFVPSEATGDELAEKGVERHKIKVYPRGVDINRFTPEKRNGFYSGRFKVKEAVKLLYVGRVSQEKNLDVLTEAFRTISPMRPELHLVVVGDGPYQAEMRERLAGYPVTFTGYLEGEELAQCYASSDVFVFPSATDTFGNVVLEAQASGLPVIVTDFGGPCENLIEDKTGLIVEAGNADALARAIIRISDHPELLQYMKQSARSYTEKRSFDAEFLKTWTMYEDLSKRALMQH; translated from the coding sequence ATGAAAGGTACCAGCGTGAGGGTGGATCTGCACGTACACTCCAAATATTCCACACGGCCATCCCAGTGGATTCTGCAAAAACTGGGCTGCCCGGAGAGTTTCACGGAACCGTTGAAAATATATGAAAGGGCCCGTGCCCGTTCAATGAACATGGTCACCATAACGGACCACAACACCATAAGCGGCAGTCTGGAAATAGCACATCTGGACAACACCTTCGTAAGCGAGGAAATCACCACATATTTCCCCGAAGACGGCTGTAAACTGCACGTGCTTGCCTATGACATAACCGAAAAGCATCACGATGAATTCCAGAAACTGCGCGAAAATGTATTCGACCTTGTTCCCTACCTCAGGGAACAGAACATCGTGCACGTCCTGGCACATCCTCTTTTTGCGGTGAATGAAAGGCTGACTCCCGAGCACTTCGAAAAGGCGCTGCTCATGTTCAACATTCTCGAACTCAACGGGACCAGGGACAGAATGCAGAACGATGCCCTGAAGTCCATAATCGACAGTCTCACCCCGGAAATAATCGACCGCCTTGCCGACAAGCACGACATAGAACCGTACGGAGGCACCCCCTGGGTCAAAAGCCTCACCGGGGGATCGGACGATCACTCCGGAATCAACATCGCAAGGGTGTACACGGAAATACTGAACTGCGGATCAGCGCAGGAAATGCTGCAGGCAGTCACCGAAGGGCGCGGCATGGTGCAGGGCAACCCGGCCACACCGCACACCATGGCCCACAACCTCTACGGAATAGCCTACCAGTTCTACAAAAGCCATTTCGACACGACCAAAATAAAACGTTCCGCCGAATGCTTCCGCTTCATAGACAATGTGCTTGATCCCGGCGACAAGGAAGCCCCCGGCCTGCTGGATAAGCTCCAGAATTTCATCTACCGCCGCCGCTCCAGAAAATATTTCGAGACTTCCGATTCCGTACAGGCCGCCCTGCTCCGGGAAGCAAACCGCATAGTATTAAGCGATGAAAAAGCGCGCAGAATAAGCTACGGCTTCGGAAACGGTCCGGAAGAGCTTGAAGAGGAATGGTTCCGCTTCGTGGGCAACGCCACCGACAAGGTCCTCTCCGGCCTTGGAGACAGAATCATCACCAGCTCCATCGGAGCGAATATTTTTGACGTGTTCCACACCATCGGCGCGGCCGGATCATTATACGCCCTGCTGGCCCCGTATTTCCTTTCATACGGACTTTTCGCCAAGGAACGGGATCTCGCGCGAGACTGTATGCTGGCCTTCAACCTTCCCGACCCTCTGGGCAAGGAAACAAAGATCGCCCATTTCACCGATACCTTCAGCGATGTGAACGGGGTTGCACTGACCCTCCAGCACCAGCTTGATGTGGCCCGCAAGCATGACAAACAACTGGTCGTTATTACCTGCGGAGCGGATCAGAGCGGAGACATGGTCATAAATTTCAAACCGGCCGGAGAATTCGAACTGCCAGAATATCCGGAACTTTCATTCAAATATCCCCCATTCCTGCGCCTGCTTTCCCATTGTCTGGAGCACAACTACACCCTCATCCATATCGCCACCCCCGGACCGGTGGGCCTGGCCGGACTGGCCGTGGCCAAACTTCTCAAGCTGCCCGTACACGGAACATACCACACGGCCTTTCCACAGTATGTAAAGGCATACACCGATGATACCGGTCTGGAAGACATGGCCTGGAAATTCATGATCTGGTTCTATAATCAGCTGGAAACAGTTTTCGTTCCGTCCGAAGCCACAGGCGATGAACTGGCCGAGAAAGGTGTCGAGCGGCACAAGATAAAGGTCTATCCACGTGGAGTGGATATAAACAGATTCACACCGGAAAAACGCAACGGATTCTACAGCGGACGTTTCAAGGTCAAGGAGGCGGTCAAGCTTCTCTACGTTGGCCGGGTTTCGCAGGAAAAAAATCTGGATGTACTCACCGAAGCATTCAGGACCATCTCACCCATGCGCCCGGAGCTGCACCTTGTGGTGGTGGGGGACGGCCCCTATCAGGCGGAAATGCGCGAAAGACTGGCAGGCTACCCGGTGACCTTCACCGGTTATCTTGAAGGAGAGGAACTGGCCCAGTGCTATGCCAGTTCGGATGTGTTCGTCTTTCCCTCGGCAACTGACACCTTCGGTAACGTGGTACTCGAAGCCCAGGCATCCGGTCTGCCTGTAATAGTCACCGACTTCGGAGGCCCCTGCGAAAACCTCATCGAGGATAAAACCGGATTAATCGTGGAAGCCGGAAACGCCGATGCGCTGGCCCGGGCCATAATCAGAATCAGCGACCACCCGGAACTGCTGCAGTACATGAAGCAGAGTGCGAGGTCCTATACGGAAAAACGCTCATTTGATGCTGAATTTCTCAAGACATGGACCATGTACGAGGACCTTTCCAAACGGGCCCTGATGCAGCACTGA
- a CDS encoding Rrf2 family transcriptional regulator, producing MRLTTRSRYGTRMILDIAMHCKTGPVRISDIATRQGLSTKYLEKLIRELKRAGFIASKRGPGGGHTLAMPPEDISVGDVVRSLEGEAGLVECLEDNELCRRIEDCPTREVWIKASKAMYAALDEISIADLLTEGSFCIRTNPL from the coding sequence ATGAGACTAACAACCAGAAGCCGATACGGGACCAGAATGATCTTGGACATTGCCATGCACTGCAAGACCGGTCCCGTACGTATAAGTGATATTGCCACCCGTCAGGGCCTTTCCACTAAGTATCTTGAAAAACTGATCCGCGAACTCAAACGGGCCGGTTTTATCGCCAGCAAACGCGGTCCCGGCGGGGGCCACACTCTGGCCATGCCTCCGGAGGATATTTCCGTTGGCGATGTGGTCAGAAGTCTGGAAGGAGAGGCCGGTCTCGTGGAGTGTCTTGAAGACAACGAACTGTGCCGGCGCATAGAGGACTGCCCGACGCGGGAGGTCTGGATCAAGGCCAGCAAAGCCATGTACGCGGCGCTTGACGAGATCAGTATAGCCGACCTGCTGACGGAAGGGTCTTTCTGCATCAGAACAAACCCTCTGTAG
- a CDS encoding tetratricopeptide repeat protein gives MTISRLTGIFRALFLAVVIWLACPHPGLAMEYFIDTKADMDTIRLVFDQKNLSGTVRRTGRQQVTVSFPKNALKGEKQPVQTQLGGMRIVNSIKMGDSSVTIGTRTTGFGFIRIPAGNGKMLIQFFRDPIGSKWRSPQERKAAAKKAAAKKQQTAKKNPAPSKSTKSKPPKTEKAKQPPIISEIDLPQDEESPPLKEELAAAAEDKQPVAQAPLPSARRPFYSVPYTYRAPVAMVGPGEAHTVDTSRPPARAGGISGSIQPMSETSGAVAPPPGAETTAPVGGSTGGRVEGSDGGSIGGQILPQAAGKIEPPQAETTSSAEDSIYPEEGTAMDAETSPAASSASEVRQVNQVEPAPVARRESVPVQAAETPIGDVPTQVSAPEAYPAETTADPGRVAPPQRSEGGVSGQVAAPPPPGYEGIYVPDTIPETEYRATQASAQVPVQESQPRQGAENTPEASGQVAAPVQGQGGVVSRVQAPDAVQPSAEGQASGSITPPDSGASGAVAPPPPADGQPAETTSDTQATGDYAALEEQSAAQDDGADAYPVEETGQLTEMEQAEAGAEGEAGAEGKQASLEEKLKVAKGVLLAAEGALDSGETEAAVSGFTEVSRMPYIPTEMRLRALYGKAEAQTEFYKDALSDNFGEVSSSWMEAMNADTKAPNVPMALLNLGLLNLKVGNMPEAKAYFNLLKAQYPNDPNIPYISYYWGEYYLGLEDYEKAADQFQYLVQMYPDSKVVRDAAIGLAKALDKLGYNDQAYQILDYIDKRWPRFYIEDLDFLLMAANNQNRLGKLNDAKSNYWAYYNLAPEAKEADIVLARIGDIYLRQDDKNAAKEIYEKVAKEFPDREGGLVSMMRLAEEGIHDDPSMSEMDKVFDRPYNLRPQKIYTQIVEKHPDSPLAPLALLKLGMWYYWNKKYGECLGAVQDFLDKYPRSGLRDKASQLGTRVFDKAVPELVKDENYGRVISYWNNYARKNNEGKDVNDDTRMGVALSFWKKGQPQQALDMIERYLQEKQVPKYSAMALDMALGIYVDGQSWSKVTDLVNLAKDKWELDPKQKIHIEYAQAMAFENLGETEQSTPLWAGLASNLLLPESSRAYAMYYMAKSAMKKKELKKVFVYAQEALSMLLETGGDREKIKDCILMTIFAAESSGRYREALKWAAEYDKYIPLSDPEWASSRFRLAQLYEKAGAMDEWKKLMEEVSKKSPDGLYGRLAKSALETYKIEKDAAQFKPAPTFQ, from the coding sequence GTGACAATCAGCCGACTTACCGGAATTTTCCGGGCACTCTTTCTGGCGGTCGTTATCTGGCTAGCCTGTCCTCATCCTGGTCTGGCCATGGAGTATTTTATAGATACCAAGGCGGACATGGATACCATCCGTCTTGTCTTTGATCAGAAAAATCTTTCCGGTACCGTCCGACGCACAGGACGGCAGCAGGTCACCGTATCTTTCCCGAAGAATGCCCTCAAAGGAGAAAAACAGCCTGTCCAGACTCAGCTGGGAGGCATGCGCATAGTCAACTCCATAAAAATGGGGGACAGCTCGGTAACCATAGGCACCCGTACAACCGGATTCGGATTCATTCGGATTCCTGCCGGAAACGGGAAAATGCTCATTCAGTTCTTCCGCGACCCCATTGGTTCCAAATGGAGATCTCCTCAGGAAAGAAAGGCTGCGGCAAAAAAAGCGGCCGCAAAAAAACAGCAGACAGCAAAAAAGAATCCTGCCCCGAGTAAGTCTACAAAATCCAAACCGCCAAAAACCGAGAAGGCAAAGCAGCCGCCTATAATTTCAGAGATTGATCTGCCGCAGGACGAGGAATCTCCTCCATTGAAAGAGGAGCTGGCTGCGGCTGCCGAAGACAAACAACCTGTTGCACAGGCTCCGTTGCCTTCCGCCAGACGCCCGTTTTACTCTGTTCCCTACACCTATCGCGCACCGGTAGCCATGGTTGGCCCCGGTGAAGCCCACACGGTCGACACCTCCCGTCCTCCGGCAAGAGCAGGTGGAATTTCCGGCTCAATTCAACCGATGTCTGAAACATCCGGTGCTGTTGCGCCGCCTCCGGGGGCCGAGACAACAGCTCCGGTCGGCGGAAGCACAGGCGGAAGAGTAGAAGGAAGTGACGGGGGAAGTATAGGTGGACAGATCCTGCCTCAGGCCGCTGGAAAAATTGAGCCTCCGCAGGCAGAAACGACTTCTTCAGCTGAAGATTCTATATATCCTGAAGAAGGAACAGCAATGGATGCGGAGACGAGTCCTGCTGCTTCATCCGCCAGTGAAGTCCGGCAGGTAAATCAGGTTGAGCCTGCTCCGGTAGCACGCAGGGAATCCGTACCTGTTCAGGCAGCGGAAACTCCGATCGGGGATGTTCCGACACAGGTATCCGCACCGGAAGCGTATCCAGCCGAAACTACAGCTGATCCAGGCAGGGTTGCCCCTCCCCAGAGATCGGAAGGCGGGGTTTCCGGGCAGGTAGCTGCTCCGCCGCCGCCGGGATATGAAGGAATTTATGTGCCTGATACCATTCCCGAGACGGAATACAGGGCGACTCAGGCATCCGCGCAGGTTCCCGTACAGGAATCCCAGCCGCGCCAGGGAGCGGAGAATACTCCGGAAGCTTCGGGGCAGGTCGCTGCTCCTGTGCAGGGTCAGGGCGGGGTGGTCTCGAGAGTACAGGCTCCGGATGCAGTTCAGCCCTCCGCAGAAGGTCAGGCCTCCGGAAGCATCACACCGCCGGACTCGGGAGCATCCGGGGCTGTGGCCCCTCCCCCGCCTGCTGACGGACAACCTGCCGAAACGACTTCCGATACTCAGGCGACCGGAGACTACGCCGCACTGGAAGAACAGTCTGCGGCACAGGATGACGGAGCCGACGCCTACCCGGTGGAAGAAACGGGCCAACTGACCGAAATGGAACAGGCCGAAGCAGGAGCTGAAGGAGAAGCCGGCGCCGAAGGAAAGCAGGCATCACTGGAAGAAAAGCTGAAGGTTGCCAAAGGAGTACTGCTTGCCGCCGAAGGAGCCCTTGACAGCGGCGAAACGGAAGCCGCCGTCAGCGGGTTCACGGAAGTTTCCCGGATGCCTTATATCCCGACAGAAATGAGACTCCGTGCCCTGTACGGGAAGGCCGAAGCTCAGACGGAATTTTACAAGGATGCGCTGTCGGACAATTTCGGTGAAGTATCCAGTTCCTGGATGGAAGCCATGAACGCCGACACCAAAGCTCCCAACGTACCCATGGCCCTGCTCAATCTGGGCCTGCTGAACCTCAAAGTCGGCAACATGCCGGAGGCCAAAGCCTACTTCAATCTGCTCAAAGCCCAGTACCCCAACGATCCCAATATCCCCTACATCAGCTACTACTGGGGCGAATACTATCTGGGTCTGGAAGATTATGAAAAAGCCGCCGACCAGTTCCAGTATCTGGTCCAGATGTATCCGGACAGCAAGGTGGTCCGTGATGCGGCCATAGGTCTTGCCAAGGCGCTCGACAAACTCGGTTACAACGATCAGGCCTACCAGATTTTAGACTACATTGATAAACGCTGGCCGCGCTTCTATATAGAAGACCTCGATTTTCTGCTTATGGCCGCAAACAACCAGAACAGGCTCGGCAAGCTCAACGATGCCAAAAGCAACTACTGGGCCTATTACAACCTGGCCCCGGAAGCCAAAGAGGCGGATATAGTTCTGGCCCGCATCGGGGACATATATCTGAGACAGGATGACAAGAACGCCGCCAAGGAGATTTACGAAAAAGTGGCCAAGGAATTCCCGGACAGGGAAGGCGGGCTTGTATCGATGATGCGCCTTGCCGAAGAGGGAATCCATGACGACCCCAGCATGTCTGAGATGGACAAGGTGTTCGACCGTCCATACAACCTGCGCCCCCAGAAAATTTATACACAGATTGTGGAGAAGCATCCGGACAGTCCCTTGGCTCCTCTGGCACTGCTCAAACTGGGCATGTGGTATTACTGGAACAAAAAATACGGAGAATGTCTGGGAGCGGTTCAGGATTTTCTGGACAAATACCCGCGCAGCGGACTGCGGGATAAAGCGAGCCAGCTTGGGACCAGAGTCTTTGACAAGGCCGTACCGGAACTGGTGAAGGACGAGAACTACGGACGCGTCATAAGCTACTGGAACAACTATGCCAGGAAGAACAACGAGGGCAAAGACGTAAACGATGATACCCGCATGGGCGTTGCCCTAAGCTTCTGGAAAAAGGGGCAGCCGCAGCAGGCCCTGGATATGATCGAGCGCTACCTGCAGGAAAAGCAGGTGCCCAAGTATTCGGCCATGGCACTGGATATGGCTCTGGGCATTTACGTGGACGGTCAGTCATGGAGCAAGGTCACCGATCTGGTCAATCTGGCCAAGGACAAATGGGAACTTGATCCGAAACAGAAAATTCATATAGAATACGCTCAGGCCATGGCCTTTGAAAACCTCGGGGAAACGGAGCAGAGCACTCCGCTCTGGGCAGGCCTTGCTTCCAACCTCCTTCTTCCCGAATCATCACGGGCATATGCCATGTACTACATGGCAAAATCGGCCATGAAAAAGAAGGAATTGAAAAAGGTTTTTGTCTACGCACAGGAAGCCCTTTCCATGCTGCTTGAAACCGGCGGCGACCGCGAAAAGATCAAGGACTGCATACTGATGACTATTTTCGCGGCGGAAAGTTCCGGCCGATACAGGGAAGCCCTTAAATGGGCGGCAGAATACGACAAGTACATTCCGCTGTCCGATCCGGAGTGGGCGTCTTCCAGATTCAGGCTGGCGCAGCTCTACGAAAAGGCCGGAGCAATGGACGAGTGGAAAAAACTTATGGAAGAAGTGTCGAAAAAAAGCCCGGACGGACTTTACGGAAGACTGGCAAAATCGGCTCTTGAAACATATAAGATTGAAAAGGACGCCGCACAGTTCAAACCGGCTCCTACATTCCAGTAA